Proteins from a genomic interval of Daphnia pulex isolate KAP4 chromosome 4, ASM2113471v1:
- the LOC124192475 gene encoding gamma-aminobutyric acid receptor exp-1-like isoform X1 has translation MKGRLSAVDYSAFVISHPSSSSSSSCHLLLPLVLLMLLVRTPAAATAPQLANSPATATTTAQPPPNNTPLTLESSYYSSRTVGVDYLAGDLKPTSVADLMETYDYEQSNNNPSTSQPHATASSSSSDLVADETFLIRQQQVDQHQHHHQHPQQTDIPLQLSDILPADRRSYDKMEPPKREGKPTTVFFHVTVMSLDSIDESSMTFAADIFFSQTWQDYRLRFPDNLTADYRLLPTSWLNSMWRPDSFFKNAKKVTFQDVTIPNHYIWLYKDKSILYMVKLTLILSCSMNFHLYPHDTQQCAMKIESLSHTTDDLVFNWELKTPLVVDDRIELPQLDLVNSAIGDCLQVYSTGNFTCLEVVLSFRRRLGYYLFHTYIPTCLIVVMSWISFWIRPEAVPARVTLGVTSLLTLHTQHANSQKALPPVSYIKAIDVFMSGCTVFVFMSLMEYALVNILMGDIVDGEESALKKGMKSMFMTTAGGGNNNSGGNNRSGGSTRMPTTTSQQLMEVQPHCLLKNSMTTPSASIQRSKSMMTSSSSSMGCRSYNSKAQHATRFTSGSNARLQHHAVEIHHPDDGSGGAGPPHSSPAAPATSPSSSSMERHQHQQRDEQANNSLTSSFRQAACRQQLRETSFQLSHQLNAILPSAEDCPASTPSITATTSTVQQRKRINMAGVSNENGRLPLISSLHSVGKSPDNGGHGHHSTRATSSSPPATPGRRCPAAVQQQHHHHHGNSGQHQFQSPNSPINSLNLAQLRRARAIAVDRISRTGFPLSFFLLNVIYWSVFLNSGDDLNFPSPTTGQP, from the exons ATGAAAGGACGACTGTCAGCCGTGGATTATTCTGCTTTCGTTATTTCGCATCCGTCTTCATCCAGTTCCAGCTCTTGCCATCTGCTGCTCCCGCTGGTCCTCCTGATGCTCCTGGTCCGGACGCCGGCGGCCGCCACCGCACCGCAACTGGCCAACAGCCCGGcaacagcgacgacgacggcccAACCGCCGCCCAACAACACTCCATTAACTCT TGAGAGCAGCTACTACAGCAGCCGAACTGTGGGTGTTGATTACCTGGCGGGAGATTTGAAACCGACGTCGGTGGCAGACCTTATGGAGACGTACGACTACGAGCAATCCAACAATAATCCATCAACGTCGCAGCCTCACGCgacggcgtcgtcgtcgtcgtccgacCTGGTGGCCGACGAAACTTTCCTCATCCGGCAGCAGCAAGTcgaccagcaccagcaccaccaccagcaccccCAACAGACGGACATTCCGCTCCAGCTGAGCGACATCCTGCCGGCCGACCGTCGATCCTACGACAAGATGGAACCACCCAAAAGAGAAG GCAAACCCACGACCGTCTTCTTCCACGTAACGGTGATGAGTCTGGATTCGATTGACGAGAGCTCCATG ACGTTTGCGGCCGACATCTTCTTCTCTCAGACGTGGCAGGATTATCGACTGCGGTTCCCGGACAACCTGACAGCCGACTACCGGCTGCTGCCCACCTCCTGGCTCAATTCCATGTGGCGGCCCGATTCCTTTTTCAAGAACGCCAAAAAGGTCACCTTTCAGGACGTCACCATTCCCAACCACTACATTTGGCTCTACAAGGATAAAAGCATCCTCTACATGGTCAA GTTGACGCTGATTCTCTCGTGCTCCATGAATTTCCATCTCTACCCGCACGATACGCAGCAGTGCGCCATGAAGATCGAAAGCC TTTCGCACACGACCGACGATTTGGTTTTCAACTGGGAACTCAAAACGCCGTTGGTCGTCGACGACCGCATCGAATTGCCACAGCTGGACCTCGTCAACTCTGCCATCGGCGATTGCCTTCAGGTTTATTCCACCG gaaatTTCACTTGTCTGGAGGTGGTCCTGTCCTTCCGGCGCCGATTGGGCTACTATCTCTTTCACACGTACATCCCAACGTGCCTGATCGTCGTCATGTCCTGGATCTCGTTCTGGATCCGGCCGGAAGCCGTACCTGCCAGGGTCACGCTGGGAGTCACTTCATTGCTCACGCTGCACACACAGCACGCCAATTCGCAGAAAGCTCTGCCGCCCGTCTCCTACATCAAG GCGATTGACGTGTTCATGTCGGGCTGCACCGTCTTCGTTTTCATGTCGCTGATGGAGTACGCCCTGGTCAACATTCTGATGGGCGACATAGTCGACGGCGAGGAGAGCGCCCTCAAGAAGGGCATGAAGTCCATGTTTATGACGACAGCCGGtggcggcaacaacaacagcggcggAAACAACAGGAGCGGCGGATCCACCCGGATGCCGACCACCACCAGTCAACAA TTGATGGAGGTGCAGCCGCATTGTTTACTGAAGAATTCGATGACGACGCCGTCGGCAAGTATCCAGCGCTCCAAGAGTATGATgacgtcatcgtcgtcgtcgatgggCTGCCGcagctacaacagcaaagCGCAGCACGCGACGCGGTTCACGAGTGGCAGCAACGCCCGGCTGCAGCATCACGCCGTGGAGATCCATCATCCGGACGACGGAAGCGGCGGCGCTGGTCCGCCACACTCGTCACCAGCGGCGCCAGCCACGTCGCCTTCATCTTCCTCCATGGAACGGCATCAGCATCAGCAACGGGACGAACAAGCCAACAATTCGCTGACTTCTTCATTTCGCCAAG CAGCTTGCCGGCAGCAATTGAGGGAGACGAGTTTCCAACTGAGTCATCAGTTAAATGCCATCCTGCCGTCGGCAGAGGATTGTCCGGCCTCCACGCCGTCCatcaccgccaccaccagcaccgtCCAGCAGCGCAAGCGAATCAACATGGCCGGCGTATCCAACGAGAACGGTCGCCTCCCTCTCATCTCGTCCCTCCACTCGG TTGGCAAGTCGCCGGATAATGGTGGCCATGGCCATCATTCGACCAGGGCGACGTCGTCAAGTCCGCCAGCGACTCCTGGGCGACGTTGTCCAGCTGCcgttcagcagcagcaccaccaccaccacggcaACAGCGGCCAGCACCAGTTCCAGAGCCCCAACAGCCCGATCAACTCGCTCAATCTCGCACAGTTGCGACGGGCCAGAGCCATCGCCGTCGATCGGATTTCCCGCACCGGCTTCCCGCTCAGCTTCTTCCTCCTCAACGTTATCTACTGGAGTGTTTTCCTCAACAGCGGAGACGATCTGAATTTCCCCTCACCAACCACTGGCCAgccgtga
- the LOC124192475 gene encoding gamma-aminobutyric acid receptor exp-1-like isoform X2 — protein MKGRLSAVDYSAFVISHPSSSSSSSCHLLLPLVLLMLLVRTPAAATAPQLANSPATATTTAQPPPNNTPLTLESSYYSSRTVGVDYLAGDLKPTSVADLMETYDYEQSNNNPSTSQPHATASSSSSDLVADETFLIRQQQVDQHQHHHQHPQQTDIPLQLSDILPADRRSYDKMEPPKREGKPTTVFFHVTVMSLDSIDESSMTFAADIFFSQTWQDYRLRFPDNLTADYRLLPTSWLNSMWRPDSFFKNAKKVTFQDVTIPNHYIWLYKDKSILYMVKLTLILSCSMNFHLYPHDTQQCAMKIESLSHTTDDLVFNWELKTPLVVDDRIELPQLDLVNSAIGDCLQVYSTGNFTCLEVVLSFRRRLGYYLFHTYIPTCLIVVMSWISFWIRPEAVPARVTLGVTSLLTLHTQHANSQKALPPVSYIKAIDVFMSGCTVFVFMSLMEYALVNILMGDIVDGEESALKKGMKSMFMTTAGGGNNNSGGNNRSGGSTRMPTTTSQQLMEVQPHCLLKNSMTTPSASIQRSKSMMTSSSSSMGCRSYNSKAQHATRFTSGSNARLQHHAVEIHHPDDGSGGAGPPHSSPAAPATSPSSSSMERHQHQQRDEQANNSLTSSFRQACRQQLRETSFQLSHQLNAILPSAEDCPASTPSITATTSTVQQRKRINMAGVSNENGRLPLISSLHSVGKSPDNGGHGHHSTRATSSSPPATPGRRCPAAVQQQHHHHHGNSGQHQFQSPNSPINSLNLAQLRRARAIAVDRISRTGFPLSFFLLNVIYWSVFLNSGDDLNFPSPTTGQP, from the exons ATGAAAGGACGACTGTCAGCCGTGGATTATTCTGCTTTCGTTATTTCGCATCCGTCTTCATCCAGTTCCAGCTCTTGCCATCTGCTGCTCCCGCTGGTCCTCCTGATGCTCCTGGTCCGGACGCCGGCGGCCGCCACCGCACCGCAACTGGCCAACAGCCCGGcaacagcgacgacgacggcccAACCGCCGCCCAACAACACTCCATTAACTCT TGAGAGCAGCTACTACAGCAGCCGAACTGTGGGTGTTGATTACCTGGCGGGAGATTTGAAACCGACGTCGGTGGCAGACCTTATGGAGACGTACGACTACGAGCAATCCAACAATAATCCATCAACGTCGCAGCCTCACGCgacggcgtcgtcgtcgtcgtccgacCTGGTGGCCGACGAAACTTTCCTCATCCGGCAGCAGCAAGTcgaccagcaccagcaccaccaccagcaccccCAACAGACGGACATTCCGCTCCAGCTGAGCGACATCCTGCCGGCCGACCGTCGATCCTACGACAAGATGGAACCACCCAAAAGAGAAG GCAAACCCACGACCGTCTTCTTCCACGTAACGGTGATGAGTCTGGATTCGATTGACGAGAGCTCCATG ACGTTTGCGGCCGACATCTTCTTCTCTCAGACGTGGCAGGATTATCGACTGCGGTTCCCGGACAACCTGACAGCCGACTACCGGCTGCTGCCCACCTCCTGGCTCAATTCCATGTGGCGGCCCGATTCCTTTTTCAAGAACGCCAAAAAGGTCACCTTTCAGGACGTCACCATTCCCAACCACTACATTTGGCTCTACAAGGATAAAAGCATCCTCTACATGGTCAA GTTGACGCTGATTCTCTCGTGCTCCATGAATTTCCATCTCTACCCGCACGATACGCAGCAGTGCGCCATGAAGATCGAAAGCC TTTCGCACACGACCGACGATTTGGTTTTCAACTGGGAACTCAAAACGCCGTTGGTCGTCGACGACCGCATCGAATTGCCACAGCTGGACCTCGTCAACTCTGCCATCGGCGATTGCCTTCAGGTTTATTCCACCG gaaatTTCACTTGTCTGGAGGTGGTCCTGTCCTTCCGGCGCCGATTGGGCTACTATCTCTTTCACACGTACATCCCAACGTGCCTGATCGTCGTCATGTCCTGGATCTCGTTCTGGATCCGGCCGGAAGCCGTACCTGCCAGGGTCACGCTGGGAGTCACTTCATTGCTCACGCTGCACACACAGCACGCCAATTCGCAGAAAGCTCTGCCGCCCGTCTCCTACATCAAG GCGATTGACGTGTTCATGTCGGGCTGCACCGTCTTCGTTTTCATGTCGCTGATGGAGTACGCCCTGGTCAACATTCTGATGGGCGACATAGTCGACGGCGAGGAGAGCGCCCTCAAGAAGGGCATGAAGTCCATGTTTATGACGACAGCCGGtggcggcaacaacaacagcggcggAAACAACAGGAGCGGCGGATCCACCCGGATGCCGACCACCACCAGTCAACAA TTGATGGAGGTGCAGCCGCATTGTTTACTGAAGAATTCGATGACGACGCCGTCGGCAAGTATCCAGCGCTCCAAGAGTATGATgacgtcatcgtcgtcgtcgatgggCTGCCGcagctacaacagcaaagCGCAGCACGCGACGCGGTTCACGAGTGGCAGCAACGCCCGGCTGCAGCATCACGCCGTGGAGATCCATCATCCGGACGACGGAAGCGGCGGCGCTGGTCCGCCACACTCGTCACCAGCGGCGCCAGCCACGTCGCCTTCATCTTCCTCCATGGAACGGCATCAGCATCAGCAACGGGACGAACAAGCCAACAATTCGCTGACTTCTTCATTTCGCCAAG CTTGCCGGCAGCAATTGAGGGAGACGAGTTTCCAACTGAGTCATCAGTTAAATGCCATCCTGCCGTCGGCAGAGGATTGTCCGGCCTCCACGCCGTCCatcaccgccaccaccagcaccgtCCAGCAGCGCAAGCGAATCAACATGGCCGGCGTATCCAACGAGAACGGTCGCCTCCCTCTCATCTCGTCCCTCCACTCGG TTGGCAAGTCGCCGGATAATGGTGGCCATGGCCATCATTCGACCAGGGCGACGTCGTCAAGTCCGCCAGCGACTCCTGGGCGACGTTGTCCAGCTGCcgttcagcagcagcaccaccaccaccacggcaACAGCGGCCAGCACCAGTTCCAGAGCCCCAACAGCCCGATCAACTCGCTCAATCTCGCACAGTTGCGACGGGCCAGAGCCATCGCCGTCGATCGGATTTCCCGCACCGGCTTCCCGCTCAGCTTCTTCCTCCTCAACGTTATCTACTGGAGTGTTTTCCTCAACAGCGGAGACGATCTGAATTTCCCCTCACCAACCACTGGCCAgccgtga